The following are from one region of the Nostoc cf. commune SO-36 genome:
- the clpB gene encoding ATP-dependent chaperone ClpB, protein MQPTNPNQFTEKAWEAIAHTPDIVKQYQQQQIESEHLMKALLEQDGLATGILTKAGVNLQKLRDRTEQFFQRQPKVSGTSSSVYLGRSLDTLLDRADGYRQEFQDEYISIEHLLLAYAKDDRFGKALFQEFGLDEGKLKNIIKQVRGSQKVTDQNPEGKYDALKKFARDLTEEAREGKLDPVIGRDDEIRRTIQVLSRRTKNNPVLIGEPGVGKTAIAEGLALRIVNGDVPESLKDKKLMALDMGALIAGAKYRGEFEERLKAVLKEVTESGGNIVLFIDEIHTVVGAGATQGAMDAGNLLKPMLARGELRCIGATTLDEYRKHIEKDAALERRFQQVYVDQPSVEDSISILRGLRERYENHHGVKISDSALVAAAVLSSRYISDRFLPDKAIDLVDEAAARLKMEITSKPEELDEIDRKILQLEMEKLSLKKESDAASRERLEKLEKEIADLKEEQRTLNSQWQSEKDIIDKIQSVKKEIERVNLEIQQAERDYDLNRAAELKYGNLTSLHRQLETVEAELASAQRSGKSLLREEVTEADIAEIISKWTGIPISKLVESEKEKLLHLEDELHRRVVGQEEAVTAVADAIQRSRAGLADPNRPIASFIFLGPTGVGKTELAKALAGFMFDSEDSLVRIDMSEYMEKHAVSRLIGAPPGYVGYEEGGQLTEAIRRRPYSVILFDEIEKAHPDVFNIFLQILDDGRVTDAQGHKVDFKNAIIIMTSNIGSQYILDIAGDNAHYDEMRRRVMEAMRNSFRPEFLNRIDEIIIFHGLDKKELRHIVLLQVERLRQRLSDRKISLKLSDTALDFLAEVGYDPVYGARPLKRAIQRELETQIAKAILRGEFNNGDTIFVDVQNERLSFSRLPAEVFTS, encoded by the coding sequence ATGCAACCTACTAATCCTAACCAATTTACAGAAAAAGCCTGGGAAGCGATCGCCCATACCCCGGATATTGTTAAACAATATCAACAACAGCAAATAGAAAGCGAACACCTGATGAAAGCGCTGCTAGAACAAGATGGTCTAGCAACAGGGATTCTCACTAAGGCGGGTGTTAACCTCCAAAAACTGCGCGATCGCACTGAACAATTTTTTCAACGTCAGCCGAAAGTATCCGGTACTAGCAGTTCTGTCTACTTAGGACGCAGCTTAGATACACTTCTAGATCGAGCAGACGGATATCGCCAAGAGTTTCAAGACGAATATATTTCAATTGAACACTTATTGTTGGCTTACGCTAAAGATGACCGCTTTGGCAAAGCTTTATTCCAAGAGTTTGGTTTAGACGAAGGCAAACTCAAAAATATTATTAAACAAGTTCGAGGGAGTCAAAAAGTGACTGATCAAAATCCAGAAGGCAAATACGATGCGCTGAAGAAGTTCGCGCGTGACCTGACGGAAGAAGCCCGCGAAGGCAAGCTCGACCCTGTCATCGGTCGCGACGACGAGATTCGCCGCACCATTCAGGTCCTGTCGCGCCGTACCAAGAACAACCCCGTTCTAATCGGTGAACCAGGCGTCGGTAAAACTGCGATCGCGGAGGGCCTTGCGCTGCGCATCGTCAATGGCGACGTGCCTGAAAGCTTGAAAGACAAGAAGCTGATGGCGCTCGATATGGGCGCGTTGATCGCCGGCGCAAAATATCGCGGTGAGTTCGAGGAGCGCCTAAAAGCAGTATTAAAAGAAGTTACTGAATCTGGCGGCAATATTGTTTTATTTATTGATGAAATTCACACCGTTGTCGGCGCTGGTGCAACCCAAGGCGCAATGGATGCGGGTAACTTGTTAAAACCAATGTTGGCGCGGGGCGAATTGCGCTGTATTGGGGCGACAACTCTAGATGAATACCGCAAACATATCGAAAAGGATGCCGCACTAGAAAGACGCTTCCAGCAAGTTTATGTCGATCAACCCAGTGTAGAAGATAGTATTTCGATTTTGCGCGGGTTGAGAGAACGTTATGAAAACCACCACGGGGTGAAGATTTCGGATAGTGCTTTAGTTGCAGCCGCCGTATTGTCGAGTCGATATATTAGCGATCGCTTCCTCCCTGATAAAGCCATTGACTTGGTAGACGAAGCCGCCGCCAGATTGAAAATGGAGATTACCTCCAAACCAGAAGAACTCGACGAAATCGATCGCAAGATTCTGCAATTGGAAATGGAGAAGTTATCGCTGAAAAAAGAAAGCGATGCCGCTTCTCGTGAACGTCTAGAAAAATTAGAAAAAGAAATTGCCGATCTCAAAGAAGAACAAAGAACCCTAAATAGTCAATGGCAATCTGAAAAAGATATCATTGACAAAATTCAGTCTGTTAAAAAAGAGATTGAACGGGTCAACTTAGAGATTCAGCAAGCAGAACGCGACTATGATCTAAACCGCGCTGCGGAGTTGAAATACGGCAATTTAACCAGTTTGCACCGTCAATTAGAAACAGTAGAAGCTGAATTGGCAAGCGCTCAAAGAAGTGGTAAATCACTATTACGAGAAGAAGTCACAGAAGCTGATATTGCCGAAATTATTTCTAAATGGACAGGAATTCCCATCAGCAAGCTGGTGGAATCTGAGAAAGAAAAACTGCTGCATTTAGAAGATGAATTGCACCGCCGCGTAGTTGGACAAGAAGAAGCAGTCACAGCTGTAGCCGATGCAATTCAGCGATCGCGCGCTGGACTAGCCGATCCTAATCGTCCTATCGCTAGTTTTATTTTCCTTGGCCCGACAGGTGTGGGTAAAACCGAGTTGGCGAAAGCGCTGGCGGGGTTTATGTTCGATAGCGAAGATTCGCTAGTACGAATCGATATGTCAGAGTACATGGAGAAACACGCCGTCTCCCGCTTAATCGGTGCGCCTCCAGGATACGTGGGTTATGAAGAAGGCGGACAACTTACAGAAGCGATTCGCCGCCGTCCTTATTCAGTGATTCTCTTCGACGAAATCGAGAAAGCACACCCCGATGTATTTAATATCTTCTTGCAAATTCTCGATGATGGTCGCGTCACTGATGCCCAAGGTCATAAAGTAGACTTCAAGAACGCTATTATCATCATGACCAGCAACATCGGTTCGCAGTACATTCTTGATATCGCCGGAGATAATGCCCACTACGACGAAATGCGCCGCCGAGTCATGGAAGCAATGCGAAATAGCTTCCGTCCAGAGTTTCTGAACCGGATTGATGAAATTATCATCTTCCACGGTTTAGATAAGAAGGAATTGCGGCATATTGTGCTGTTGCAAGTTGAGAGACTGCGCCAAAGACTTAGCGATCGTAAAATATCCCTCAAGCTTTCGGATACTGCACTTGACTTTTTAGCCGAAGTAGGATACGACCCCGTATATGGGGCACGTCCACTGAAGCGGGCAATTCAGCGAGAGTTAGAAACTCAAATTGCCAAAGCCATCTTGCGCGGCGAATTCAACAACGGCGACACCATCTTTGTAGATGTGCAAAATGAGCGTCTTTCTTTTAGTCGCTTACCTGCTGAGGTCTTTACCAGCTAA
- a CDS encoding SRPBCC family protein — protein MSVSYISDSIIAGSDMAWNQDKQNLLVQGEILVETRSHKRWGGAVTAWMYVPMVRSQVWQQLTDYPRWVQYFPDITKSEILHKGEVKRLYQAAQKAFFFFTAQVEIYLNVVEVLGQQIQFRMVKGTFEDFNANLELKDCGNGTILAYTVQATPLIPIPSVFIQQAMNLELPANMRKMRQVICKGQNNS, from the coding sequence ATGTCTGTATCTTATATATCAGACTCAATTATTGCAGGTTCAGATATGGCTTGGAATCAAGACAAGCAAAACTTGCTGGTACAGGGTGAAATTTTAGTAGAAACGCGATCGCACAAAAGGTGGGGTGGCGCAGTGACAGCCTGGATGTATGTGCCGATGGTGCGATCGCAAGTTTGGCAGCAATTAACTGATTACCCCCGGTGGGTGCAATATTTTCCCGATATCACTAAAAGCGAAATATTGCACAAAGGTGAAGTCAAACGCCTGTATCAAGCAGCACAAAAAGCCTTTTTCTTTTTCACGGCTCAAGTGGAAATTTACCTCAACGTTGTAGAAGTGCTGGGGCAACAAATCCAATTCCGCATGGTAAAAGGGACTTTTGAGGATTTTAACGCCAATTTAGAACTCAAAGATTGCGGTAACGGCACAATACTTGCTTATACTGTGCAAGCTACACCTCTGATTCCAATTCCATCAGTGTTCATTCAACAAGCAATGAACTTGGAGTTGCCTGCAAATATGCGTAAAATGCGACAAGTGATTTGTAAGGGACAGAATAATTCGTAA
- the rd gene encoding rubredoxin — MTKYKCTVCSYIYDPEQGDPDSDIAPGTAFEDIPEDWSCPTCGATKDDFEPDEE, encoded by the coding sequence ATGACAAAGTATAAATGTACTGTTTGCAGCTACATATATGACCCAGAACAAGGCGATCCAGATAGTGACATAGCACCGGGAACAGCCTTTGAAGATATCCCAGAAGATTGGTCATGTCCAACTTGCGGTGCGACAAAAGACGACTTTGAACCTGATGAAGAGTGA
- a CDS encoding DUF928 domain-containing protein has protein sequence MYENISQEKQLTALVPVYQFPNAELIFGLTTNSHPTFWFYSFSATLH, from the coding sequence ATGTACGAAAACATATCTCAAGAAAAGCAACTAACAGCCTTAGTTCCGGTTTATCAGTTTCCCAATGCGGAATTAATCTTTGGATTAACAACTAACTCTCATCCAACTTTCTGGTTTTACTCATTTAGTGCAACTTTGCATTAA
- a CDS encoding CoB--CoM heterodisulfide reductase iron-sulfur subunit B family protein — protein sequence MLPHTLKYAYFPGCVAQGACRELYQSTQALTQALGIELVELKKAACCGSGTFKEDSQLLEDTVNARNIALAEELNLPLLTHCSTCQGVIGHVNEHLKECQTSNPVYIEQVNGLLHKEGCSPYRGSTDVKHLLYALVTDYGLEEITKRVTRKLSGLKCAAFYGCYLLRAQKSMPYDDPFQPEAMENMFQAVGATPIYYRGRTQCCGWPLSSYATTQSFKMAGMHIQDALASGADCIVTPCPLCHLNLDSRQPEVEKVIEQKLGLPVLHLSQLIALALGVSPEELGLERHVVSTKPVLEKLGF from the coding sequence ATGCTACCTCACACGCTGAAATACGCTTACTTCCCCGGTTGTGTTGCTCAAGGCGCTTGTCGGGAACTTTACCAATCAACTCAAGCGCTTACCCAAGCACTGGGTATTGAATTGGTTGAACTTAAAAAAGCTGCTTGCTGCGGTTCTGGCACATTTAAAGAAGATTCGCAACTACTAGAAGATACAGTTAACGCCAGAAATATTGCTTTAGCAGAAGAATTAAATCTCCCCCTACTTACCCATTGCAGCACTTGTCAAGGTGTTATTGGTCATGTCAACGAACACCTGAAAGAATGTCAGACTTCTAATCCTGTCTATATTGAACAGGTTAATGGCTTACTGCATAAAGAAGGCTGTTCGCCTTATCGCGGCAGTACTGATGTGAAACATCTTCTCTACGCCTTGGTGACAGATTACGGTTTAGAGGAAATTACCAAACGTGTCACTCGGAAGTTAAGTGGATTAAAATGTGCGGCTTTTTATGGCTGTTATCTCCTGCGCGCCCAAAAATCTATGCCCTATGATGACCCCTTCCAACCGGAAGCGATGGAAAATATGTTTCAGGCGGTGGGTGCAACACCAATTTATTACCGAGGCCGGACACAATGTTGTGGTTGGCCGCTTTCTAGTTATGCCACTACCCAATCTTTTAAGATGGCGGGGATGCATATTCAGGATGCTTTAGCATCTGGTGCTGACTGTATAGTTACACCTTGTCCTTTGTGCCACTTAAATTTAGATTCGCGTCAGCCAGAAGTAGAAAAGGTGATTGAACAAAAGTTAGGTTTACCAGTATTGCATTTATCCCAGTTAATTGCTTTGGCACTTGGGGTTAGTCCAGAAGAACTGGGTTTAGAACGCCACGTTGTTTCTACAAAACCAGTGTTGGAAAAATTAGGATTTTAG
- the acpP gene encoding acyl carrier protein encodes MSQTELFDKVKKIVAEQLSVDDVAKITPQSKFMDDLGADSLDTVELVMALEEEFDIEIPDEAAEQIISVQDAVDYINNKVAASA; translated from the coding sequence ATGAGCCAAACGGAACTTTTTGATAAGGTCAAAAAAATTGTCGCCGAACAATTGAGTGTTGACGACGTTGCCAAAATCACACCCCAGTCCAAGTTTATGGACGATCTAGGAGCAGACTCTTTAGATACCGTTGAATTGGTGATGGCTTTGGAAGAAGAATTTGATATCGAAATTCCTGACGAAGCTGCCGAGCAGATTATATCCGTTCAAGACGCAGTAGATTACATCAATAACAAAGTTGCCGCATCAGCTTAA
- a CDS encoding type II toxin-antitoxin system VapC family toxin produces MSYLLDSNIVSYILKRNLIVDQKFREVRRLKEDVFISCITYYEVKRGLLAINATRQLAEFNKFCQTYKILLIDDLEIIELACEIYVDLQRRGFTIQEQDILIAATAIARGLILVSNDSDLLRVQGINLENWARTES; encoded by the coding sequence GTGAGTTATTTACTAGATTCAAATATTGTTAGTTATATTTTGAAGAGAAATTTAATTGTAGATCAGAAGTTTAGGGAAGTTCGTCGTCTGAAAGAAGATGTGTTTATTAGTTGCATAACTTACTATGAAGTCAAACGAGGTCTTTTAGCTATCAATGCTACTAGACAGTTAGCTGAGTTTAATAAGTTTTGTCAAACCTATAAAATTTTATTAATAGATGATTTAGAGATTATTGAGCTAGCGTGTGAAATATATGTGGACTTACAACGCAGGGGCTTTACTATCCAAGAGCAAGATATATTGATAGCAGCAACAGCGATCGCACGCGGTTTAATTCTGGTTTCTAATGACTCTGATTTGCTGAGAGTTCAGGGGATTAATTTAGAAAATTGGGCAAGAACAGAATCTTGA
- a CDS encoding DUF3318 domain-containing protein, producing the protein MEPNVEIRRLLDVMPASGRMTTKIVSKPEQAKVIDASFPQPWNQARPIYINFDLWRRLPKPQRDLLLLQMVSWLTGVKWFKPDIYQGMVLAGLLGGLLEAAQSDVVGVAVAGGLSAIAAFRIWRTNKSQESELNADATAIRVAQRRGYSETEAAQHLLSAIEAVAKIEGRSGLNFTELIRCQNLRAIAGLSPVGMPESYDK; encoded by the coding sequence ATGGAGCCAAATGTTGAAATTCGCCGTTTGTTAGATGTGATGCCTGCTTCTGGTCGGATGACGACAAAAATCGTTAGTAAGCCGGAACAGGCAAAAGTGATTGACGCCTCCTTTCCCCAACCCTGGAATCAGGCGCGACCGATATATATTAATTTCGATTTGTGGCGTCGCTTGCCAAAACCGCAACGAGACTTGCTGCTGTTGCAGATGGTTAGCTGGTTAACGGGGGTGAAGTGGTTTAAACCCGACATTTATCAAGGTATGGTGCTGGCTGGGCTGTTAGGCGGATTATTAGAAGCAGCACAGTCAGATGTGGTGGGTGTAGCCGTAGCGGGGGGATTAAGTGCGATCGCTGCTTTTCGGATCTGGCGCACTAATAAATCTCAAGAGTCAGAGTTAAATGCTGATGCCACAGCAATTCGGGTAGCACAACGGCGCGGTTATTCAGAAACAGAAGCAGCGCAACACTTGTTATCTGCGATTGAAGCGGTAGCCAAAATTGAAGGGCGTTCTGGTTTAAATTTTACTGAGTTGATTCGTTGCCAAAACTTACGAGCGATCGCGGGTTTATCACCAGTGGGTATGCCAGAAAGTTATGATAAGTAG
- a CDS encoding iron uptake porin, which yields MTKRFWNLFKVSPVLVAAAFFAANSALAAEVNEQVTNVAQLSESQDSNNIGQVTSVSQFSDVQPTDWAFQALQSLVERYGCIAGYPNSTYRGNRALTRYEFAAGLNACLDRVNELIATATADLVSKQDLATLQRLQEEYSAELATLRGRVDGLEARTAELEANQFSTTTKLVGEGIFAVSDVFGGDRAVNAGNPTEDLNYNTTFSDRVRLNLYSSFTGTDQLQIRLNAGNIVSNAGTAATATAPASGTGTNMTRLGFDGDTGNSVAIDKINYAFNFTDAVRVKVDASGGELYENVNTFNPDFASSGRGALSRYGRFSPIYRQGQNGAGLTVTFNPNSAISLTGAYLAPSTGNGVFGANNPGLNNGLFNGDNTIFGQLTFKPNKAFNIGLTYARSYFAGNAANSLFQGTGSAFANNPFGVGTRTESNNYGIQATFQLSSALAISGWGGYTTADARAGVNAGADADLWYWAGSLALKDFGGEGNVLGVIFGQPPKVTGGSIKNVATNVNLDDDTSYHLEGLYKFKLSDNIQVTPGVLVIFNPEHNDANDTIYVGTLRTTFTF from the coding sequence ATGACAAAACGATTCTGGAATCTTTTTAAGGTTAGTCCGGTTCTTGTCGCTGCTGCATTTTTCGCTGCGAATAGTGCCCTAGCTGCTGAAGTCAACGAACAAGTAACAAACGTTGCTCAGTTATCTGAATCTCAAGATTCTAACAACATTGGTCAGGTAACATCAGTTTCACAATTTTCTGATGTACAGCCCACAGATTGGGCATTCCAAGCTTTACAATCTCTAGTTGAGCGCTACGGCTGTATTGCGGGTTATCCCAACAGTACCTATCGTGGGAACCGCGCTTTAACCCGTTATGAATTTGCCGCAGGTTTGAATGCCTGTTTAGACCGAGTTAACGAACTGATTGCTACAGCTACTGCTGATTTGGTCAGCAAACAAGATTTAGCTACTTTACAGCGCTTACAAGAAGAATATTCTGCTGAACTAGCAACCCTGCGCGGTCGTGTTGATGGACTGGAAGCCCGCACTGCTGAGTTGGAAGCTAATCAATTCTCCACTACCACCAAGTTGGTTGGGGAAGGAATTTTCGCCGTGTCTGATGTTTTTGGCGGAGATAGGGCAGTTAATGCTGGTAATCCAACTGAAGACTTGAATTACAACACCACTTTTTCTGACCGGGTGCGTTTGAACTTGTACAGCAGTTTTACTGGTACAGACCAATTGCAAATCCGTTTGAATGCTGGCAATATCGTTTCCAATGCTGGTACTGCTGCAACCGCTACCGCACCCGCTAGTGGTACTGGTACTAACATGACCCGCTTGGGTTTTGACGGTGATACTGGCAACTCTGTTGCAATTGATAAAATTAACTATGCTTTCAACTTTACTGACGCAGTGCGTGTCAAAGTTGACGCTAGTGGTGGTGAATTATACGAGAACGTAAACACTTTCAACCCTGACTTTGCAAGCTCTGGTAGAGGTGCGCTATCTCGTTACGGACGTTTTAGCCCCATTTATCGTCAAGGCCAAAATGGTGCTGGTCTGACTGTTACTTTCAATCCTAACAGTGCTATCAGCTTGACTGGTGCTTACTTAGCACCTTCAACTGGTAATGGTGTCTTTGGTGCTAATAATCCCGGTCTTAATAATGGGCTGTTCAATGGTGATAACACGATCTTCGGTCAATTAACTTTCAAACCCAACAAAGCCTTTAATATTGGTCTAACCTACGCCCGTAGTTACTTTGCTGGCAATGCTGCCAACAGCCTTTTCCAAGGTACAGGTAGCGCCTTTGCCAACAATCCCTTTGGAGTTGGTACTCGTACTGAATCCAATAACTACGGTATACAAGCTACCTTCCAACTTAGCTCTGCCTTAGCTATTAGTGGTTGGGGAGGTTACACAACAGCTGATGCTAGAGCTGGTGTTAATGCGGGTGCAGACGCAGATCTTTGGTACTGGGCGGGATCACTTGCTTTGAAAGACTTTGGTGGAGAAGGCAATGTCTTAGGTGTTATCTTTGGTCAACCACCTAAAGTTACTGGTGGTAGCATCAAAAATGTTGCCACCAATGTTAACTTAGACGATGATACATCTTATCACTTAGAAGGTCTTTACAAGTTCAAGCTTTCCGATAATATTCAGGTAACTCCTGGCGTATTGGTAATTTTCAATCCAGAGCATAACGACGCTAACGATACAATCTATGTCGGTACTCTACGTACTACCTTCACCTTCTAA
- a CDS encoding Crp/Fnr family transcriptional regulator, which produces MIYSTSPPSNSFDVSNTSAFSRQLPQQIFTRRQIIPLQKDVIWRIEHGAVRTLTWSENGTFITLGYWGLGDLIGYPLSKVKPYQIECLTGVELSIVPTHLWHQDISALLSHIQQAEELLSIMHRKPISLRLWQFLVWLSEKFGRDVEKGKLIDLNVTHQDIAEVLNTTRVTVTRLLQKLEQEGTVLRHKRRIILRLPNKLIKNYSSALIN; this is translated from the coding sequence ATGATCTATTCCACAAGTCCTCCTTCAAACTCTTTTGACGTGTCAAATACTTCTGCTTTCAGCAGACAATTACCCCAGCAGATATTTACTCGTCGGCAAATAATTCCACTTCAAAAAGATGTAATTTGGCGCATTGAACACGGCGCAGTTCGCACCTTAACCTGGAGTGAAAATGGAACATTCATCACTCTTGGTTATTGGGGGTTAGGAGATTTGATTGGCTATCCTTTATCTAAGGTCAAGCCCTACCAGATTGAATGTCTCACAGGCGTGGAATTAAGCATTGTGCCAACTCATTTATGGCATCAAGATATTAGTGCTTTGTTGTCTCACATTCAACAGGCAGAGGAGCTACTAAGTATTATGCATCGAAAACCAATTTCACTACGTTTATGGCAATTTTTAGTATGGTTAAGTGAAAAATTTGGACGTGATGTAGAGAAGGGCAAGTTAATTGATTTAAATGTTACCCATCAAGATATTGCTGAAGTTTTAAATACTACGCGAGTAACAGTTACCCGGCTCCTACAAAAGTTAGAGCAAGAAGGAACAGTTTTACGTCACAAACGCCGCATTATTCTGCGTCTACCAAATAAATTAATTAAAAATTATAGTTCAGCATTAATTAACTGA
- the phoU gene encoding phosphate signaling complex protein PhoU codes for MKAVDYSPNPQRPQLARAIRRLERDVLRMGALVEQSFRLSHQALFARNLTAAEELPRLDKKIDRFYRQIESDCTAIMTLQAPTAQDLRCLSAFMQLVRDLERIGDYAEDLAEIAIKIFPYAPHTCLSEIEAMSIHAQAMLATSLKALGDFDEAGGRRLKHLDDTVDDAYDRVYQTLAQQRDVPGVVEPIVLLALAIRYLERMADHATNIGQRVAYIVTGQRS; via the coding sequence GTGAAAGCTGTCGATTACAGTCCCAATCCGCAAAGACCCCAACTCGCACGCGCCATTAGGCGCTTAGAACGGGACGTATTACGCATGGGTGCTTTGGTAGAACAATCATTTCGCCTCAGCCACCAAGCGTTATTTGCTCGTAACTTAACCGCAGCTGAGGAACTTCCCCGATTAGATAAAAAGATTGATCGCTTTTATCGTCAAATAGAATCAGACTGTACGGCGATTATGACACTGCAAGCGCCTACGGCTCAAGATTTGCGCTGCTTGAGTGCCTTTATGCAGCTGGTGCGAGACTTAGAGCGCATTGGCGATTATGCTGAGGATTTAGCTGAGATTGCGATTAAAATTTTTCCTTACGCGCCTCATACGTGTTTATCTGAAATTGAAGCTATGTCCATTCACGCCCAAGCAATGCTAGCAACTAGCTTAAAAGCTTTGGGAGATTTTGATGAAGCAGGTGGGCGTCGTTTAAAGCACCTAGATGATACCGTAGACGATGCCTACGATCGCGTTTATCAGACTTTAGCCCAACAACGAGATGTGCCCGGTGTAGTCGAGCCAATTGTACTGCTAGCACTAGCAATTCGCTATTTAGAACGCATGGCAGATCATGCTACTAATATTGGTCAGAGGGTAGCATATATTGTCACTGGTCAACGCTCTTAA
- a CDS encoding sensor histidine kinase has product MLLLGFCLGLAVGIGFWVWQQVQLNRYLGRLLRPLTSHSYKMGLLLIPGLQQEIAMVKQHRQDLQQSLQTYQDLLDFAPVGYLQVDEENQLLWCNRQAQEILYLQRWQPEQVRLLLELVRSYELDHLIEQTRDLQKPQTGEWIFHPSCDDAAEMAKIKSLALRASSLPLPNGQVGVFLENRQPLLDINQVRDRSFSDLAHELRTPLTSIRLVVETLQNRLEPPLNRWVNRLMQEVDRLINLVQSWLELTQMEANPNIQLQAKAVELRSLITSVWETLEPLAQRQHLSFSYSGPENIWIKVDRARIYQVFLNLLDNSIKYSPPSTSIHVEAKILSTKDNDGASPILEINLIDSGAGFSEADLPHVFERFYRGDKARTHSPQDSNSIGAIVGNGLGLAIVEQILIAHGGSIKAMNHPETGGAWMQLQFPEVMANSLSQDYS; this is encoded by the coding sequence ATGCTTTTATTGGGATTTTGTCTGGGTTTAGCGGTAGGCATTGGGTTTTGGGTTTGGCAACAGGTTCAACTTAACCGTTACCTGGGGCGCTTACTCCGGCCGTTAACCTCGCATTCTTACAAGATGGGACTGCTGCTGATTCCTGGGTTGCAGCAGGAAATAGCGATGGTGAAGCAGCATCGGCAAGATTTGCAGCAGTCGTTGCAAACTTACCAAGACCTGCTAGATTTTGCACCAGTGGGATATTTGCAGGTGGATGAGGAAAATCAACTGCTGTGGTGTAATCGGCAGGCGCAAGAAATTTTGTATCTGCAAAGGTGGCAACCAGAACAGGTGCGCTTGTTACTGGAGTTGGTCAGGTCTTATGAACTCGACCATTTAATTGAGCAAACTCGTGATTTGCAAAAACCACAAACGGGAGAATGGATATTTCATCCATCTTGTGATGATGCGGCAGAGATGGCAAAAATAAAATCTTTGGCTTTGCGGGCATCCAGCTTGCCTTTACCCAATGGACAAGTGGGAGTCTTTTTAGAAAATCGTCAACCCCTATTAGATATAAATCAAGTACGCGATCGCTCTTTTTCTGATTTAGCACACGAACTCAGAACACCGCTAACTTCAATTCGCTTGGTTGTAGAAACTTTACAAAACCGCTTGGAACCACCTTTAAATCGCTGGGTTAACCGCCTAATGCAAGAAGTTGACCGACTGATTAACTTAGTGCAAAGCTGGTTAGAACTTACCCAAATGGAAGCAAACCCAAATATACAATTGCAAGCCAAAGCTGTAGAATTGCGATCGCTCATTACATCTGTTTGGGAAACACTAGAACCTTTGGCACAGCGACAACATCTGTCTTTTTCTTATTCTGGGCCTGAAAATATTTGGATTAAGGTAGATAGAGCCAGGATTTACCAGGTTTTTCTCAATTTGCTAGACAACAGTATTAAATACAGCCCTCCTTCTACAAGCATTCATGTTGAAGCGAAAATCTTATCAACAAAGGATAATGATGGGGCTTCTCCAATACTGGAAATAAATCTTATTGATTCTGGAGCCGGGTTTTCTGAGGCAGATTTACCCCACGTTTTTGAGCGATTTTATCGAGGAGATAAAGCGCGAACCCATTCCCCCCAAGATAGTAACTCCATAGGCGCGATCGTTGGTAATGGATTAGGATTAGCGATCGTTGAGCAAATTCTCATCGCCCACGGTGGTTCAATCAAAGCTATGAACCATCCAGAAACTGGAGGTGCGTGGATGCAACTCCAATTTCCTGAAGTTATGGCAAACTCCTTAAGCCAAGACTATAGTTAA